A window of the Radiobacillus deserti genome harbors these coding sequences:
- the gcvH gene encoding glycine cleavage system protein GcvH, translating to MSLPNDLRYSEEHEWLKVEGNKVIVGITDHAQSELGDIVFVELPEVGDEIEADAPFGSVESVKTVSELYAPIAGKILEVNEELEDNPEFVNESPYEKAWMIVIEATNIADVEKLMTAEQYKNMLEEAE from the coding sequence ATGAGTTTACCAAATGATTTAAGATATTCCGAAGAACATGAGTGGTTAAAGGTAGAGGGCAACAAAGTTATAGTAGGCATTACCGATCACGCCCAATCTGAGCTTGGCGACATCGTGTTTGTTGAACTACCTGAGGTTGGTGATGAGATTGAAGCAGACGCACCATTCGGTAGTGTTGAATCCGTGAAAACAGTATCCGAGCTATACGCTCCAATTGCAGGTAAAATATTGGAAGTGAATGAAGAACTAGAGGACAATCCGGAATTTGTGAATGAATCACCATATGAAAAAGCTTGGATGATTGTCATTGAGGCGACGAATATTGCTGATGTAGAAAAGCTAATGACGGCAGAGCAATATAAAAACATGCTGGAGGAAGCGGAATAA
- a CDS encoding proline dehydrogenase family protein: MEQLLRNFFLFLSKNKFFTKLAKKYGLRFGAAKFVAGVTIQDAANTISNLNKKGMSVTVDHLGEFIDSEEEARQSADDCVKMIEKIAELNLHSQVSLKMTSMGLDISEQLVMENMRKILEAGKKHDVFVTIDMEDFERCGKTLDIFKRLKDEYDGVGTVLQSYLYRTVEDIEDLNKWSPNLRLVKGAYKESPKVAFPDKKDVDDNYKKIIKMHLLNGNYTAIATHDDAMIEYTKELEKQYDISRDQFEFQMLFGIRNERQEELVKEGYRMRVYVPYGDDWYGYFMRRLAERPANVAFVLKGIFKK; the protein is encoded by the coding sequence ATGGAACAATTGCTTCGGAACTTTTTCTTATTTTTATCTAAAAATAAATTTTTTACTAAATTAGCAAAGAAATACGGTCTCCGTTTCGGCGCTGCAAAATTTGTTGCTGGTGTAACCATACAAGATGCGGCGAATACAATTTCCAATTTAAATAAAAAGGGCATGTCTGTGACGGTTGACCACCTAGGAGAATTCATCGACAGTGAAGAAGAGGCTAGGCAATCCGCGGATGATTGTGTAAAAATGATTGAAAAAATTGCGGAGTTAAATCTTCATTCGCAAGTTTCCTTAAAAATGACTTCTATGGGATTAGATATCTCTGAACAGCTTGTAATGGAGAATATGAGAAAAATCTTAGAGGCTGGAAAAAAGCATGATGTGTTTGTAACGATCGATATGGAAGATTTTGAACGCTGTGGTAAGACACTAGACATATTTAAACGTTTAAAGGATGAGTATGATGGGGTTGGTACTGTTTTACAGTCTTACCTGTATCGAACCGTTGAAGATATAGAAGATTTAAACAAATGGAGCCCTAACCTACGACTTGTGAAAGGTGCTTATAAAGAATCACCAAAGGTAGCGTTTCCAGATAAAAAAGATGTGGATGATAACTATAAAAAAATTATTAAAATGCACTTATTAAATGGTAATTATACGGCAATTGCGACACATGATGATGCAATGATTGAATATACGAAAGAGTTAGAAAAGCAATATGATATTAGTAGAGATCAATTTGAGTTTCAAATGCTTTTTGGTATCCGAAATGAAAGACAAGAGGAGCTTGTGAAAGAAGGTTATAGAATGCGTGTTTACGTACCATACGGGGATGATTGGTACGGTTACTTCATGAGGAGGTTGGCAGAACGCCCAGCAAACGTAGCCTTCGTTTTAAAAGGAATTTTTAAAAAATAA
- a CDS encoding thioredoxin family protein, whose translation MKPIKTEEQLQEGLLFLFIHTPFCGTCKVGRTMLVAIEQMWNDNLFYEMNAAIFPAYMQQNKIESVPCLLILKDGEIKDKIYAFRSVQYLYQQIFYYKNMDVSS comes from the coding sequence ATGAAACCGATAAAAACAGAAGAGCAGCTACAGGAAGGTCTTTTATTCTTGTTTATTCATACCCCGTTTTGTGGGACGTGTAAGGTTGGACGAACAATGCTTGTAGCGATTGAACAGATGTGGAACGATAATCTATTCTATGAGATGAATGCAGCTATTTTCCCAGCATATATGCAACAAAATAAAATAGAGAGCGTTCCATGTCTTCTTATTTTAAAAGATGGAGAAATTAAAGATAAGATCTATGCATTTCGCTCTGTGCAGTACCTTTACCAACAGATTTTTTATTATAAGAATATGGATGTTTCTTCTTAA
- a CDS encoding MetQ/NlpA family ABC transporter substrate-binding protein encodes MKKYLLLLATAFLVALLAACGNDEGSENNASSDEGSEESKEIVIGASSVPHAEILEKAKPLLEEKGITLKIEEYQDYILPNKDLDNGTLDANYFQHPPYLKAQEEEFGYDFVNLGGVHVEPMAIYSKNIKSVDDIKEGTEVIISRSEPDHGRILSLFEAAGLITLKEGVDKASATLDDIAENPKNLKFLPDANAELLPQMYEKEEDALVAINGNYAIEAGLSPVDDSVFHEGEDTPFPNVIVARAEDKDSEALKTLVEVLQSEEIQTFIEDEYQGEIVPAPTPGE; translated from the coding sequence ATGAAAAAATATCTTTTATTACTTGCTACTGCATTTTTAGTTGCACTATTAGCAGCTTGTGGAAATGATGAAGGATCAGAAAATAATGCGAGCTCAGATGAAGGTTCTGAAGAAAGCAAAGAAATTGTAATTGGAGCATCTAGTGTTCCACATGCGGAAATCTTAGAAAAAGCAAAACCACTTCTTGAAGAAAAAGGCATTACATTAAAAATCGAAGAATACCAAGACTATATCTTACCTAATAAAGATTTAGACAATGGCACATTAGATGCAAACTACTTTCAACATCCGCCATACCTAAAGGCACAGGAAGAAGAATTTGGTTATGATTTCGTAAACCTTGGTGGCGTTCACGTAGAACCTATGGCGATTTACTCTAAGAACATTAAGAGTGTAGATGATATTAAAGAAGGTACTGAAGTTATTATTAGTAGATCTGAACCTGACCATGGAAGAATTCTTTCATTATTTGAAGCAGCCGGATTAATTACATTAAAAGAAGGCGTAGATAAAGCAAGTGCAACACTGGATGATATCGCAGAAAATCCTAAAAATCTAAAATTCTTACCAGATGCAAACGCAGAATTATTACCACAAATGTATGAGAAAGAAGAAGATGCACTTGTGGCCATCAATGGAAACTATGCGATTGAAGCTGGACTATCTCCAGTTGATGATTCTGTTTTCCATGAAGGGGAAGATACACCATTCCCGAACGTTATCGTTGCTCGCGCTGAGGACAAAGATAGCGAAGCATTGAAAACATTGGTAGAAGTATTACAGTCAGAAGAAATTCAAACATTTATTGAAGATGAATACCAAGGAGAGATTGTACCAGCACCTACTCCTGGCGAGTAA
- the sufC gene encoding Fe-S cluster assembly ATPase SufC yields MAGSTLEIKDLHVSIEDKEILKGVNLTIKGGEFHAVMGPNGTGKSTLASAIMGHPKYEITQGSILMDGKDVLEMEVDERAQAGLFLAMQYPSEISGVTNSDFLRSSINAHREEGDEIPLMKFIKEMDETMDYLDMDKNMAQRYLNEGFSGGEKKRNEILQLMMIKPAIAILDEIDSGLDIDALKVVSKGINKMRNDEFGCLMITHYQRLLNYITPDKVHVMMQGRVVKSGGPELAQRLEAEGYDWIKQELGITDEETVEQNA; encoded by the coding sequence ATGGCAGGATCAACTTTAGAAATTAAAGATCTTCACGTTTCAATTGAAGACAAGGAAATTTTAAAAGGGGTTAACTTAACGATCAAAGGTGGAGAATTCCACGCGGTAATGGGACCAAATGGTACAGGTAAATCAACATTAGCTTCTGCTATTATGGGTCATCCGAAATATGAAATCACACAAGGTTCTATTCTAATGGACGGTAAAGACGTTTTAGAGATGGAAGTAGATGAAAGAGCACAAGCTGGATTATTCCTTGCGATGCAATATCCAAGTGAAATTAGTGGTGTAACAAACTCTGACTTCTTGCGTTCTTCTATTAACGCACATCGTGAAGAAGGAGACGAAATTCCATTGATGAAGTTCATTAAAGAAATGGATGAAACAATGGATTATTTGGATATGGACAAGAACATGGCCCAACGCTATTTGAACGAAGGATTCTCTGGTGGAGAAAAGAAACGTAACGAAATTCTTCAACTTATGATGATTAAGCCAGCAATTGCGATTTTAGATGAGATTGACTCAGGGTTAGATATTGATGCGCTTAAAGTCGTTTCCAAAGGTATCAACAAAATGCGTAATGACGAGTTCGGATGTCTTATGATTACGCACTACCAACGTCTATTGAACTATATCACTCCGGACAAAGTACACGTTATGATGCAAGGCCGCGTAGTAAAATCTGGTGGACCAGAGCTTGCTCAGCGTCTTGAAGCGGAAGGATATGACTGGATTAAACAAGAGCTTGGTATTACAGACGAAGAAACCGTTGAACAAAACGCGTAA
- a CDS encoding metal-sensing transcriptional repressor, with protein MDHNEHIDLSDKKPIKPRTEEEKQQVVNRLKRIEGQVRGIQKMVEEDRYCVDILVQISAIQAAMKKVGHSLMERHMKHCVTHAVHSGDGEDAIEELMKVVQQFSK; from the coding sequence ATGGATCACAATGAACATATAGATCTATCCGATAAAAAGCCAATTAAACCCCGTACGGAAGAGGAAAAGCAACAAGTTGTTAACCGTTTAAAGCGTATTGAAGGTCAAGTCAGAGGTATTCAAAAAATGGTGGAAGAAGATCGCTACTGTGTAGACATCCTTGTTCAGATTTCAGCTATTCAAGCAGCCATGAAAAAGGTGGGTCATTCCTTAATGGAAAGACATATGAAACACTGTGTTACACATGCTGTCCACTCTGGAGATGGTGAAGACGCTATTGAAGAATTAATGAAAGTCGTGCAACAATTTTCTAAATAA
- a CDS encoding toprim domain-containing protein, with protein sequence MSDLEKVIIVEGRSDKKQIEKIIDEHVEIVCTNGTIGVGRLEELLEEYDLDNKDVFILVDEDRAGLKLRKQLAIELPHAIHIHIDKAYREVAATPEAELATALLGKRITVNPIFLT encoded by the coding sequence ATGTCTGATTTGGAAAAGGTAATCATTGTGGAAGGACGCTCAGATAAGAAGCAAATTGAAAAAATCATCGATGAACATGTAGAAATCGTTTGTACCAATGGAACCATAGGGGTAGGACGGTTAGAAGAGTTACTGGAAGAATATGATTTAGACAATAAGGATGTTTTTATTCTGGTGGACGAAGATCGTGCAGGTTTAAAGCTTCGGAAACAACTTGCGATAGAACTGCCACATGCCATACATATCCATATAGATAAAGCTTATCGAGAAGTAGCGGCTACGCCAGAAGCAGAATTGGCAACTGCGCTGCTTGGTAAAAGAATTACCGTAAATCCAATTTTTCTGACATAA
- a CDS encoding TlpA disulfide reductase family protein, with translation MKAPQFTLPFMDGTGYFDLSKERGKLIVITFWVSWCPDCAQDLPKKEALFQSMDQDKVNMITINVPGRERSVRDGEKFAQKFLTQPTLRDNNRDVYDLYQCKGVPTTVLIDQKGDWVESFDDKASFFSIVEAVGKWMENSG, from the coding sequence ATGAAAGCACCACAATTCACACTACCCTTTATGGATGGCACCGGATATTTTGATTTATCAAAAGAGAGGGGAAAATTAATAGTGATAACCTTTTGGGTATCTTGGTGTCCCGATTGCGCCCAGGACTTACCAAAAAAAGAGGCGTTATTTCAATCGATGGACCAGGACAAAGTGAACATGATCACCATCAATGTTCCTGGACGAGAGAGGTCTGTCCGTGACGGGGAAAAATTTGCACAGAAATTTCTAACACAACCAACTTTACGAGACAATAATCGCGACGTTTATGATTTATATCAATGTAAAGGGGTACCTACGACCGTCCTTATTGATCAAAAAGGAGATTGGGTCGAAAGCTTTGATGACAAAGCTTCTTTCTTTTCCATTGTAGAAGCAGTCGGAAAATGGATGGAAAACAGCGGTTAA
- a CDS encoding methionine ABC transporter ATP-binding protein, producing MISIKDLTKVFPSNKESLTAVDHLNLDIAKGEIFGVIGYSGAGKSTFIRLLNRLENPTSGSIEIEDKDITSLSKKELRTTRQEIGMIFQHFNLLWSRTVRDNIGFPLEIAGVPSQERKQRVDELIRLVGLTGRENAYPSQLSGGQKQRVGIARALANNPKVLLCDEATSALDPETTDSILQLLVDINEKLGLTIILITHEMHVIRKICHRVAVMEKGQIVEQGDVLDIFLHPQQTVTKRFVEQVMSDNSQSESLNWLHEHYDVNKIIRLKFVGETANHALISQVAKRFDVEINILHGKVTQTQKGAYGTLYVHLEGPDHDVQQALEFIRSTSVEVEVGIHV from the coding sequence ATGATATCCATCAAAGACTTAACGAAAGTTTTCCCATCAAATAAAGAGAGTTTAACAGCAGTGGACCATTTGAACTTGGATATAGCGAAGGGGGAAATATTCGGAGTTATTGGATACAGTGGTGCCGGGAAAAGTACGTTTATCCGATTACTCAATCGTTTAGAAAATCCAACAAGTGGATCTATTGAGATAGAAGACAAGGATATTACATCCTTGTCTAAGAAAGAATTACGAACAACTAGGCAAGAAATTGGAATGATTTTTCAACACTTTAATTTACTGTGGTCGCGTACGGTACGAGACAATATCGGGTTCCCATTGGAAATAGCAGGAGTCCCATCACAAGAGAGAAAGCAGCGTGTCGATGAACTGATTCGCTTAGTTGGACTTACTGGTCGTGAAAATGCTTACCCATCCCAATTAAGTGGGGGGCAAAAGCAGCGTGTGGGCATAGCGAGAGCACTTGCAAATAATCCAAAAGTTCTGTTATGTGACGAAGCGACATCTGCACTAGATCCAGAAACAACGGATTCGATTCTTCAATTACTTGTAGATATTAATGAGAAGCTGGGACTTACCATTATCCTCATTACACATGAAATGCATGTCATCCGCAAAATTTGTCATCGGGTTGCCGTGATGGAAAAAGGACAGATTGTAGAGCAAGGAGACGTGTTAGATATTTTCCTTCACCCCCAACAGACCGTAACAAAACGCTTTGTTGAGCAAGTGATGAGTGATAATAGTCAATCAGAATCGCTTAATTGGTTACATGAACATTATGATGTGAACAAGATCATTAGGTTGAAATTTGTAGGTGAAACGGCAAACCATGCTCTGATTAGTCAAGTAGCAAAACGGTTTGATGTGGAAATCAACATATTGCATGGGAAGGTTACCCAAACGCAAAAAGGTGCTTATGGAACATTATATGTACATTTAGAGGGGCCAGATCATGACGTGCAACAAGCATTGGAGTTCATCCGGTCTACCTCAGTAGAAGTGGAGGTGGGAATCCATGTTTGA
- the sufD gene encoding Fe-S cluster assembly protein SufD, with protein MTVETKLPYEKDYVSQFSDKHNEPEWFKSLRLQALEMADRLDMPKPDKTNITKWNFSQFKHESEGKELTSLEELPEEVKVFIDLEKEHKNLVLQRNHSVAYKSLDPALKEKGVILTDIFTAIQEHSDLVQRYFMKDAVSVDEHKLTALHAALLNGGVFVYVPKNVVVEEPLQSIFWQEDKDASLFNHVIVVADENSSVTYVENYVSTSEDAETVANIVTEVIAHDNAQVSFGAVDNLSAGTTAYVNRRGIAYRDAAIEWALGQMNDGNTVSENVTNLIGDNSRSNAKTVTVGRGKQTQNFTAKIVHFGLNSDGFILQHGVMKDQASSVFNGIGKIEHGASKSNAEQESRVLMLSKDARGDANPILLIDEDDVTAGHAASVGRVDPIQLYYLMSRGIPKKEAERLIIHGFLAPVVNQMPIEAVKEQLTEVIERKVY; from the coding sequence ATGACTGTGGAAACAAAATTACCTTATGAAAAAGACTATGTAAGTCAGTTCTCCGATAAGCACAATGAACCGGAATGGTTTAAGTCTTTGCGTCTTCAAGCACTAGAGATGGCGGATCGCTTAGACATGCCGAAACCGGATAAAACAAACATCACGAAATGGAATTTTAGCCAATTTAAACACGAGTCTGAAGGAAAAGAGCTTACCTCACTGGAGGAACTACCTGAGGAAGTGAAAGTGTTTATTGACTTAGAAAAAGAACATAAAAACCTTGTACTACAACGCAACCATTCTGTTGCTTACAAGTCTCTTGATCCTGCTTTGAAAGAAAAAGGGGTTATTTTAACAGACATCTTTACTGCTATTCAAGAGCACAGTGATTTGGTACAACGCTACTTCATGAAGGATGCTGTTTCGGTTGATGAGCATAAATTAACGGCGCTTCATGCTGCATTGTTAAATGGTGGAGTATTCGTTTATGTACCTAAAAACGTAGTAGTAGAAGAACCACTCCAATCCATTTTTTGGCAGGAAGATAAGGACGCATCTTTATTTAACCACGTAATCGTAGTAGCGGATGAAAATAGCTCGGTTACTTATGTAGAAAACTATGTGTCTACGAGTGAAGATGCAGAAACCGTTGCAAATATCGTGACGGAAGTTATTGCACATGATAATGCACAGGTTTCCTTTGGTGCGGTAGACAATTTAAGTGCTGGAACGACAGCATATGTGAATCGCCGTGGAATTGCGTATCGAGATGCTGCTATCGAATGGGCACTAGGTCAAATGAACGACGGTAATACGGTGTCCGAAAATGTAACGAACTTAATTGGAGACAATTCTCGTTCAAACGCAAAAACTGTAACTGTTGGACGTGGAAAGCAAACGCAAAACTTTACGGCTAAAATTGTTCATTTTGGCTTAAACTCGGATGGTTTCATCCTTCAACATGGTGTAATGAAAGATCAAGCTTCTTCTGTATTTAACGGAATTGGTAAAATTGAGCACGGAGCTTCTAAGTCCAATGCAGAACAAGAATCACGCGTACTTATGTTAAGTAAGGATGCGCGTGGAGATGCCAACCCAATCCTGTTAATCGATGAAGATGATGTTACAGCAGGTCACGCTGCTTCTGTAGGACGCGTTGATCCGATTCAATTATATTATTTAATGAGTCGTGGTATTCCGAAAAAAGAAGCAGAGCGCTTAATTATACATGGATTCCTAGCTCCAGTAGTAAATCAAATGCCTATTGAAGCGGTGAAGGAGCAATTAACAGAAGTGATTGAAAGGAAAGTGTACTAA
- a CDS encoding MDR family MFS transporter — protein sequence MRFRDFHKNIKIRIAESFISGMVGSMVFPFMAIYLANHFGAKITGLLLLINVFVGIGINFIGGYFADQFGRKKVMLTAEVLRLFAFFVMMVSNSPWFESPILTFMMMTLNSICWGLAGPANQAMLIDVSTPEQRKLMYSITYWANNLSLAIGGIAGAFMFQHYLFQLFLALTVISTGVVILVAFFIEESYAPLQVKLRPTEHVTKLFSNYRKVLQDRLFVWFVLASILILSMEFQLTNYVGIRLSAEMPIQTFLFWDIDGVKMMGFLRSENTILVAVLALFVSSIVSRFRDRYVLVWSCFTFTIGYGFIAYSNHVWVLTIMMVLLTVGEVFRVPVEQGYMAAIPPDDARSSYMAFNGLKYNLSMLIASVTVTLGSFLPSIVMAIGITSLGLIGTIIYFVISPGLDKRKSDHTLKQAS from the coding sequence GTGAGGTTTAGAGACTTTCATAAAAACATAAAAATTAGAATTGCGGAATCGTTTATAAGTGGGATGGTCGGTAGTATGGTATTTCCATTTATGGCCATTTACTTAGCCAATCACTTTGGAGCTAAAATAACGGGTCTATTACTTCTTATCAATGTCTTCGTTGGAATCGGTATTAATTTTATTGGTGGCTATTTTGCTGATCAATTCGGTAGAAAAAAAGTAATGTTAACAGCAGAGGTACTTCGTCTATTTGCATTCTTTGTCATGATGGTAAGTAACTCTCCGTGGTTTGAATCTCCTATTCTTACATTTATGATGATGACATTAAATAGTATTTGTTGGGGATTAGCGGGTCCGGCTAACCAAGCAATGTTAATCGATGTCAGTACTCCTGAACAGCGGAAACTGATGTACTCCATTACATATTGGGCAAATAACCTATCATTAGCGATTGGAGGTATTGCTGGTGCGTTTATGTTCCAGCATTATTTATTCCAACTATTTCTAGCCTTAACGGTTATATCAACTGGTGTCGTTATTCTCGTTGCATTTTTTATCGAGGAGAGTTATGCACCTCTTCAAGTAAAATTACGACCAACGGAACACGTAACTAAGCTTTTCTCCAATTATAGAAAAGTGTTGCAGGATCGTCTGTTCGTCTGGTTTGTTCTAGCTAGTATTCTTATTTTGTCCATGGAATTTCAACTGACCAATTATGTGGGAATTCGCCTAAGTGCTGAGATGCCTATTCAGACCTTTTTATTCTGGGATATCGATGGTGTGAAGATGATGGGCTTTTTACGTAGTGAAAATACGATTCTAGTAGCTGTCCTGGCGTTATTTGTTAGTTCTATCGTCAGTCGTTTTAGAGATCGCTATGTTCTAGTTTGGAGCTGCTTCACGTTTACAATTGGGTATGGATTCATTGCTTATTCGAATCATGTTTGGGTATTAACAATCATGATGGTGCTGTTGACGGTAGGAGAAGTCTTCCGTGTACCTGTTGAACAAGGTTATATGGCCGCTATTCCACCAGATGATGCAAGAAGCTCTTACATGGCATTCAACGGGTTAAAATACAATTTGTCAATGCTCATTGCTTCCGTTACCGTAACACTAGGTTCTTTTCTTCCGTCCATTGTGATGGCCATCGGGATTACATCGTTAGGCCTGATAGGTACCATTATCTACTTTGTGATATCTCCTGGACTGGATAAACGAAAATCAGACCATACGCTTAAACAAGCTAGTTGA
- a CDS encoding arsenate reductase family protein encodes MSYTFYWYPKCGTCVKAKKWLDEHGKAYEAVHIVENPPSAEDLKNLIEKSGLPIKKFFNTSGRKYKELGLKDKLPNASEQEMIDWLASDGMLIKRPILTDGKKVTVGFKQEQYEETWA; translated from the coding sequence ATGAGTTATACATTTTATTGGTATCCTAAATGTGGAACTTGCGTAAAAGCAAAAAAATGGTTAGACGAGCATGGTAAAGCATATGAAGCTGTACATATTGTGGAAAATCCACCTTCTGCGGAAGATTTGAAAAATCTAATCGAGAAAAGTGGTTTACCTATAAAAAAATTCTTCAATACAAGTGGGAGAAAGTATAAAGAGCTTGGATTGAAGGACAAGCTGCCTAATGCTTCAGAACAAGAAATGATTGATTGGTTAGCATCTGATGGTATGCTCATCAAACGACCTATTCTGACCGATGGAAAAAAGGTAACGGTTGGCTTTAAACAAGAACAATATGAGGAAACCTGGGCTTAA
- a CDS encoding methionine ABC transporter permease: MFEQLFPNVNLEDMWTATGETFYMTLISLVGTFILGTILGLLLFLTSKGNVWESKTLNFIVATIVNVTRAIPFIILILLLFPFTDFLMGTIRGPNAALPALIIGSAPFYGRLVEIALKEVDKGVLEAAKAMGAKTSTVIFKVLLPESLPALVSGITVTAIALIGYTAIAGVIGAGGLGDYAYYYGFQRWDFDVVLFCTVLIVLIVFLFQFIGDYISNKLDKR; this comes from the coding sequence ATGTTTGAGCAACTGTTTCCTAACGTAAATTTAGAGGATATGTGGACAGCGACAGGTGAAACGTTTTACATGACATTAATCTCCTTAGTTGGAACCTTTATTTTAGGAACAATTCTCGGTCTGTTATTATTTTTGACCTCTAAGGGAAATGTGTGGGAAAGTAAAACTTTAAATTTTATTGTAGCGACCATTGTGAATGTCACGAGGGCCATCCCATTTATTATTTTAATTCTACTTCTATTCCCATTTACTGATTTTTTAATGGGAACGATACGAGGGCCTAATGCAGCATTACCAGCTCTTATTATTGGTTCTGCACCGTTCTATGGACGGTTAGTCGAAATCGCGCTAAAAGAAGTGGATAAAGGAGTCCTTGAGGCTGCAAAGGCAATGGGTGCAAAGACATCCACTGTTATTTTCAAAGTACTGTTACCAGAATCATTACCAGCTTTAGTCTCAGGTATAACGGTGACAGCAATTGCGTTAATTGGTTACACTGCGATCGCTGGAGTTATCGGTGCAGGCGGCTTGGGTGACTATGCATACTATTATGGTTTCCAACGCTGGGATTTTGATGTTGTGTTGTTCTGTACCGTGTTAATTGTATTAATCGTGTTTTTATTTCAGTTTATAGGAGACTATATATCCAACAAGCTAGACAAACGTTAA
- a CDS encoding cysteine desulfurase gives MDFHAIREQFPILNQEVNGHPLVYLDSAATSQKPVSVIEAVEKYYKQNNSNVHRGVHTLGNRATDQYEGAREKVRNFINAASTKEIIFTRGTTTSINTVAYSYARANLSEGDEIVITYMEHHSNIIPWQQAAKATGATLKYIPLQEDGSIGLQDVREAITPNTKIVSMMHVSNVLGSVNPIKDVAAIAHENGAIMVVDGAQSVPHMKVDVQELDCDFYAFSGHKMCGPTGIGVLYGKQHLLEEMEPVEFGGEMIDFVHLYESTWKELPWKFEGGTPIIAGAIGLGAAIDFLTEIGLDNIYEHETRLAEYAMKQLREMEGITIYGPEKRAGLVTFNLADVHPHDTATVLDAEGIAVRAGHHCAQPLMKWLDVTATARASFYLYNTEHDVDRLVEGLKKTKEYFGDVI, from the coding sequence ATGGACTTTCACGCCATTAGAGAACAGTTCCCTATTCTGAATCAGGAAGTAAATGGACATCCACTTGTGTACTTAGATTCTGCAGCAACCTCGCAAAAACCAGTTTCTGTTATAGAAGCGGTTGAGAAGTACTACAAGCAGAACAATTCTAATGTTCACCGTGGCGTCCATACCCTTGGAAATCGTGCTACCGATCAATATGAAGGCGCCCGCGAAAAGGTTCGAAACTTTATTAACGCGGCTAGTACAAAAGAGATTATCTTCACTAGAGGGACAACAACCTCCATTAATACGGTTGCTTATAGCTATGCCAGAGCTAATTTATCTGAAGGTGATGAGATTGTCATCACTTATATGGAGCATCATAGTAACATTATCCCTTGGCAACAAGCGGCAAAGGCAACAGGGGCAACCTTAAAATATATTCCTTTACAGGAAGATGGATCCATCGGACTTCAAGATGTTCGCGAAGCGATAACGCCTAACACGAAAATAGTATCGATGATGCATGTCTCTAATGTGTTAGGTTCGGTAAATCCAATTAAAGATGTTGCAGCTATTGCACACGAGAACGGCGCAATTATGGTCGTGGACGGTGCACAAAGTGTTCCACACATGAAAGTGGATGTTCAAGAATTGGATTGCGATTTTTATGCGTTCTCTGGACATAAAATGTGTGGTCCTACTGGGATCGGAGTTCTTTATGGAAAGCAACATTTGCTAGAAGAAATGGAGCCGGTTGAATTTGGCGGTGAAATGATTGATTTTGTACATTTATACGAGTCAACTTGGAAAGAATTACCGTGGAAATTTGAAGGTGGAACTCCGATTATTGCAGGAGCAATTGGCCTAGGTGCTGCTATTGATTTCTTGACTGAGATCGGTTTGGATAACATTTACGAACATGAAACACGTTTAGCTGAATATGCCATGAAGCAACTACGTGAAATGGAAGGAATCACCATATACGGTCCAGAAAAAAGAGCTGGACTTGTAACCTTCAACTTAGCGGATGTTCATCCACACGATACAGCAACTGTATTAGATGCAGAAGGAATCGCAGTTCGAGCTGGTCACCATTGTGCACAGCCATTGATGAAATGGTTAGATGTAACAGCGACCGCACGTGCTAGCTTTTATTTATATAACACAGAGCATGATGTGGATCGTCTTGTTGAAGGACTGAAGAAAACAAAGGAGTATTTCGGTGATGTCATTTGA